A genomic region of Arvicola amphibius chromosome 7, mArvAmp1.2, whole genome shotgun sequence contains the following coding sequences:
- the Gorasp2 gene encoding Golgi reassembly-stacking protein 2 isoform X2, translating into MGSSQSVEIPGGGTEGYHVLRNKDNDTLKDLLKANVEKPVKMLIYSSKTLELRETSVTPSNLWGGQGLLGVSIRFCSFDGANENVWHVLEVESNSPAALAGLRPHSDYIIGADTVMNESEDLFSLIETHEAKPLKLYVYNTDTDNCREVIITPNSAWGGEGSLGCGIGYGYLHRIPTRPFEEGKKISLPGQVTGTPVTPLKDGFTEVQLSSVSPPSLSPPGTAGIEQSLSGLSISSSPPAVSSVLSTGVPTVPLLPQVNQSLASVPPVNPATTLPSLMPLTGGLPNLSNLPSLPNFNLPAPHIMPGVTLPELGNPGLPPLPSLPPRNLTGIAPLPLPSEFLPPFPLVPEGSSAASAGEPLSSLPATGPPSDPVVTTAKAEVGSSLTVDVTAPASTVPATVEDRVGDSTPAIEKSVSAVTDANASESS; encoded by the exons aaTAAAGACAATGATACTCTCAAGGATCTACTGAAAGCCAACGTTGAAAAGCCTGTAAAAATGCTCATCTATAGTAGTAAGACCCTGGAGCTTCGGGAGACCTCAGTTACACCCAGCAACTTGTGGGGTGGCCAGGGCTTGCTGGGGGTGAGCATCCGTTTCTGCAGCTTCGATGGAGCCAACGAAAACGTTTGGCATGTACTG GAAGTGGAGTCAAACTCCCCAGCAGCACTGGCAGGACTGAGACCTCACAGCGATTACATCATTGGAGCAGATACTGTCATGAATGAG TCCGAAGACCTGTTCAGCCTTATTGAGACGCACGAAGCGAAGCCCCTGAAGCTCTACGTGTACAACACGGACACTGACAACTGTCGAGAAGTGATCATTACACCGAACTCGGCGTGGGGCGGGGAAGGCAG cCTTGGATGTGGCATTGGCTATGGTTATTTGCACCGAATACCTACACGCCCatttgaagaaggaaagaaaatttcccTTCCAGGACAAGTGACTGGTACACCCGTTACTCCTCTTAAGGATGGATTTACGGAG GTCCAGCTGTCCTCAGTTAGTCCCCCATCTTTGTCACCACCAGGAACTGCAGGAATTGAGCAGAGTCTGTCTGGCCTTTCTATTAGCTCATCTCCACCAGCGGTCAGCAGTGTTCTCAGTACAG GTGTACCAACTGTACCATTGTTGCCGCAAGTAAACCAGTCCCTTGCTTCTGTGCCACCAGTGAACCCAGCTACTACATTACCAA GTCTGATGCCTTTGACAGGAGGGCTGCCTAACCTCTCcaatctccccagcctccccaacTTCAACCTCCCTGCTCCGCACATCATGCCAGGGGTCACCTTGCCGGAGCTCGGGAACCCGG GTTTGCCACCtcttccctccttgcctccccGAAACTTAACTGGCATTGCACCTCTCCCCTTGCCGTCCGAGTTTCTCCCGCCATTCCCTTTGGTTCCTGAGGGCTCTTCTGCAGCCAGCGCTGGGGAGCCACTGTCTTCCCTTCCTGCCACGGGCCCACCTTCTGACCCTGTCGTGACTACTGCAAAAGCAGAGGTTGGCTCCTCACTCACTGTGGATGTGACGGCCCCTGCTTCCACGGTCCCCGCCACTGTTGAGGACAGAGTCGGCGACTCCACCCCCGCCATTGAGAAGTCTGTTTCTGCAGTTACGGATGCAAATGCTTCTGAGTCTTCTTAG
- the Gorasp2 gene encoding Golgi reassembly-stacking protein 2 isoform X1 gives MGSSQSVEIPGGGTEGYHVLRVQENSPGHRAGLEPFFDFIVSINGSRLNKDNDTLKDLLKANVEKPVKMLIYSSKTLELRETSVTPSNLWGGQGLLGVSIRFCSFDGANENVWHVLEVESNSPAALAGLRPHSDYIIGADTVMNESEDLFSLIETHEAKPLKLYVYNTDTDNCREVIITPNSAWGGEGSLGCGIGYGYLHRIPTRPFEEGKKISLPGQVTGTPVTPLKDGFTEVQLSSVSPPSLSPPGTAGIEQSLSGLSISSSPPAVSSVLSTGVPTVPLLPQVNQSLASVPPVNPATTLPSLMPLTGGLPNLSNLPSLPNFNLPAPHIMPGVTLPELGNPGLPPLPSLPPRNLTGIAPLPLPSEFLPPFPLVPEGSSAASAGEPLSSLPATGPPSDPVVTTAKAEVGSSLTVDVTAPASTVPATVEDRVGDSTPAIEKSVSAVTDANASESS, from the exons GTACAGGAAAATTCCCCAGGACACAGAGCTGGGCTGGAGCCTTTCTTTGACTTTATCGTTTCTATTAACGGTTCGAGATTA aaTAAAGACAATGATACTCTCAAGGATCTACTGAAAGCCAACGTTGAAAAGCCTGTAAAAATGCTCATCTATAGTAGTAAGACCCTGGAGCTTCGGGAGACCTCAGTTACACCCAGCAACTTGTGGGGTGGCCAGGGCTTGCTGGGGGTGAGCATCCGTTTCTGCAGCTTCGATGGAGCCAACGAAAACGTTTGGCATGTACTG GAAGTGGAGTCAAACTCCCCAGCAGCACTGGCAGGACTGAGACCTCACAGCGATTACATCATTGGAGCAGATACTGTCATGAATGAG TCCGAAGACCTGTTCAGCCTTATTGAGACGCACGAAGCGAAGCCCCTGAAGCTCTACGTGTACAACACGGACACTGACAACTGTCGAGAAGTGATCATTACACCGAACTCGGCGTGGGGCGGGGAAGGCAG cCTTGGATGTGGCATTGGCTATGGTTATTTGCACCGAATACCTACACGCCCatttgaagaaggaaagaaaatttcccTTCCAGGACAAGTGACTGGTACACCCGTTACTCCTCTTAAGGATGGATTTACGGAG GTCCAGCTGTCCTCAGTTAGTCCCCCATCTTTGTCACCACCAGGAACTGCAGGAATTGAGCAGAGTCTGTCTGGCCTTTCTATTAGCTCATCTCCACCAGCGGTCAGCAGTGTTCTCAGTACAG GTGTACCAACTGTACCATTGTTGCCGCAAGTAAACCAGTCCCTTGCTTCTGTGCCACCAGTGAACCCAGCTACTACATTACCAA GTCTGATGCCTTTGACAGGAGGGCTGCCTAACCTCTCcaatctccccagcctccccaacTTCAACCTCCCTGCTCCGCACATCATGCCAGGGGTCACCTTGCCGGAGCTCGGGAACCCGG GTTTGCCACCtcttccctccttgcctccccGAAACTTAACTGGCATTGCACCTCTCCCCTTGCCGTCCGAGTTTCTCCCGCCATTCCCTTTGGTTCCTGAGGGCTCTTCTGCAGCCAGCGCTGGGGAGCCACTGTCTTCCCTTCCTGCCACGGGCCCACCTTCTGACCCTGTCGTGACTACTGCAAAAGCAGAGGTTGGCTCCTCACTCACTGTGGATGTGACGGCCCCTGCTTCCACGGTCCCCGCCACTGTTGAGGACAGAGTCGGCGACTCCACCCCCGCCATTGAGAAGTCTGTTTCTGCAGTTACGGATGCAAATGCTTCTGAGTCTTCTTAG